Proteins from a single region of Rhea pennata isolate bPtePen1 chromosome 4, bPtePen1.pri, whole genome shotgun sequence:
- the LOC134139947 gene encoding toll-like receptor 2 type-1 isoform X1, with amino-acid sequence MPQAQSSLHSCSQADLSYQGKILFPTTTAHTGRVLAIYIILMANLSEEQALKQACPSCDATQFCNCSSKGLNFIPSGLTGKITGLNLAHNRIKHIWAHDLQQAVNLRVLLLLSNEISSIEEDSFRSLAKLELLDLSNNSLAHLSPAWFGHLFSLQHLNIQGNSYSDLGESSCFSNLRNLSSLYLGNPQFSTIRQGNFEGITLLTELWIDGSNLSRYEPGSLKLVRKIHHMIINLKSVDVFSVIVGDLLHSVVWLEVRELKLEIKKEILIKNSTLPFMMQKVTFKDVMFTDEYISRIILLLKTIKSLQELEVIDCVLDGTGLWNNEEIERNGLSSVETVSITNITIQNFHLFQNLEGVEPQIKNLKRLRIAGSRVFMVPCNLAVHFSSLIYLDLHDNLLVNTRLTETTCEGAWPLLQTLNLSQNSLKSLKQTAKNLSHLSKLINLDISQNNFGEIPDTCQWPENLKHLNLSSTQIPKLTTCIPLTLEVLDVSANNLKEFVLQLPFLKELYIAKNQLKTLPDAAPIPNLVAMTIRRNKLNSFSKEEFESFKKMEMLDASDNNFICSCEFLSFIHHQAGIAQILVGWPENYICDSPLAVRGEQVGAVHPSLMECHRSLTVSLICALVFLAILVLVVVGYKYHAIWYLRMTWAWLRAKRKPKQGPPKDICYDAFVSYSENDSDWVENIMVQELEQACPPFRLCLHKRDFVPGKWIVDNIIDSIEKSHKTLFVLSEHFVQSEWCKYELDFTHFRLFDENNDAAILILLEPIQSKAIPKRFCKLRKIMNTKTYLEWPAGEEQQQIFWKNLKAALKS; translated from the exons ATGCCACAAGCTCAGTCCAGCTTGCATAGCTGCAGCCAAGCTGATCTCAGTTACCAGGG CAAAATTCTGTTTCCTACAACAACTGCACATACCGGGCGAGTGTTGGCCATCTACATCATCTTAATGGCAAACCTCTCTGAAGAGCAAGCTTTGAAGCAAGCGTGTCCTTCATGTGATGCCACTCAGTTTTGCAACTGTTCTTCCAAGGGTCTGAACTTCATTCCCTCAGGGCTCACAGGTAAAATCACAGGGTTAAACCTGGCCCACAACAGGATAAAGCACATCTGGGCACATGATCTGCAGCAGGCTGTGAACCTGagagtcctgctgctgctgtccaaTGAAATTAGCTCGATAGAGGAGGATTCATTTCGCTCCCTTGCAAAACTGGAGCTCTTGGACTTATCAAATAACAGCTTGGCTCATTTGTCTCCTGCATGGTTTGGTCATCTTTTTTCACTCCAGCACCTCAACATTCAAGGAAATTCCTACAGCGACCTGGGGGAAAGCTCTTGCTTTTCTAACCTGAGAAACCTGAGCTCTCTCTACCTGGGCAATCCACAGTTCTCCACAATAAGGCAAGGAAACTTTGAGGGCATTACGCTTCTCACCGAGCTGTGGATTGATGGCAGCAATCTCAGTCGGTACGAGCCAGGAAGTTTGAAACTGGTCAGGAAGATACATCACATGATCATCAACCTAAAAAGTGTGGATGTGTTCTCAGTGATTGTAGGGGATCTTCTGCACTCTGTTGTATGGTTAGAAGTTAGAGAGCTCAAattagagattaaaaaagaaattttaataaagaattctACACTTCCCTTTATGATGCAGAAAGTTACATTTAAAGATGTTATGTTCACAGACGAATATATTAGTCGAATAATATTACTACTGAAGACAATAAAATCTTTGCAAGAGTTAGAGGTAATAGATTGTGTACTTGACGGGACAGGACTGTGGAATAATGAAGAGATTGAAAGAAATGGTTTAAGTTCTGTTGAAACAGTATCAATAACAAATATAACaattcagaattttcatttgtttcaaaacCTGGAAGGTGTAGAGCCGCAAATAAAGAACCTGAAAAGACTCAGAATTGCAGGTTCTAGAGTTTTCATGGTACCATGCAACCTTGCAGTGCATTTTTCATCACTCATATATCTTGATCTTCATGATAATTTGCTTGTAAATACTCGTTTAACTGAGACAACCTGTGAAGGTGCTTGGCCTTTATTGCAAACTTTAAATCTAAGTCAAAACTCTCTAAAATCTCTAAAACAGACTGCAAAAAATTTAAGTCATCTATCCAAACTCATTAATCTTGACATtagtcaaaataattttggtgAGATTCCAGACACGTGTCAATGGCCAGAAAACCTGAAACATTTAAATCTCTCCAGCACTCAAATTCCTAAATTAACAACCTGCATTCCTTTGACTCTTGAAGTTTTGGATGTCAGCGCTAATAATCTGAAAGAGTTTGTTCTGCAGCTCCCTTTTCTCAAAGAGCTGTACATCGCAAAAAACCAACTGAAGACCCTGCCTGATGCTGCACCCATTCCTAACTTGGTGGCCATGACAATCAGAAGAAACAAACTCAACAGTTTCTCCAAGGAAGAGTTTGAGTCCTTTAAGAAAATGGAGATGCTGGATGCCAGTGACAATAACTTTATCTGCTCCTGTGAATTCCTCTCCTTCATTCACCATCAGGCTGGAATAGCCCAAATCTTAGTGGGGTGGCCGGAAAACTACATCTGTGATTCTCCCTTGGCGGTGAGAGGGGAGCAGGTTGGAGCAGTGCATCCCTCACTGATGGAGTGTCACAGATCCCTCACGGTGTCGTTAATCTGTGCTCTGGTGTTCCTGGCCATCCTCGTCCTCGTGGTCGTTGGGTACAAGTATCACGCCATCTGGTACCTCAGAATGACCTGGGCATGGCTTCGAGCCAAGCGGAAACCCAAGCAAGGCCCCCCAAAGGATATCTGCTACGATGCTTTTGTCTCCTACAGTGAGAATGACTCTGACTGGGTAGAAAACATCATGgtgcaggagctggagcaggcCTGTCCCCCCTTTCGACTGTGCCTCCATAAACGGGACTTTGTGCCTGGGAAGTGGATTGTGGACAACATCATCGACTCCATAGAGAAAAGCCACAAAACGCTGTTTGTGCTGTCGGAGCACTTTGTGCAGAGTGAGTGGTGCAAATACGAGCTGGACTTCACGCACTTCCGCCTCTTTGATGAGAACAACGATGCGGCGATTCTCATCCTCCTGGAGCCCATCCAGAGCAAAGCGATTCCCAAAAGGTTCTGCAAACTGCGGAAGATAATGAACACAAAGACCTACCTGGAGTGGCCTGCTGGTGAGGAACAGCAGcagatattttggaaaaacCTGAAAGCAGCCTTAAAATCATAG
- the LOC134139947 gene encoding toll-like receptor 2 type-1 isoform X2, translating into MQYISKILFPTTTAHTGRVLAIYIILMANLSEEQALKQACPSCDATQFCNCSSKGLNFIPSGLTGKITGLNLAHNRIKHIWAHDLQQAVNLRVLLLLSNEISSIEEDSFRSLAKLELLDLSNNSLAHLSPAWFGHLFSLQHLNIQGNSYSDLGESSCFSNLRNLSSLYLGNPQFSTIRQGNFEGITLLTELWIDGSNLSRYEPGSLKLVRKIHHMIINLKSVDVFSVIVGDLLHSVVWLEVRELKLEIKKEILIKNSTLPFMMQKVTFKDVMFTDEYISRIILLLKTIKSLQELEVIDCVLDGTGLWNNEEIERNGLSSVETVSITNITIQNFHLFQNLEGVEPQIKNLKRLRIAGSRVFMVPCNLAVHFSSLIYLDLHDNLLVNTRLTETTCEGAWPLLQTLNLSQNSLKSLKQTAKNLSHLSKLINLDISQNNFGEIPDTCQWPENLKHLNLSSTQIPKLTTCIPLTLEVLDVSANNLKEFVLQLPFLKELYIAKNQLKTLPDAAPIPNLVAMTIRRNKLNSFSKEEFESFKKMEMLDASDNNFICSCEFLSFIHHQAGIAQILVGWPENYICDSPLAVRGEQVGAVHPSLMECHRSLTVSLICALVFLAILVLVVVGYKYHAIWYLRMTWAWLRAKRKPKQGPPKDICYDAFVSYSENDSDWVENIMVQELEQACPPFRLCLHKRDFVPGKWIVDNIIDSIEKSHKTLFVLSEHFVQSEWCKYELDFTHFRLFDENNDAAILILLEPIQSKAIPKRFCKLRKIMNTKTYLEWPAGEEQQQIFWKNLKAALKS; encoded by the exons ATGCAGTACATAAG CAAAATTCTGTTTCCTACAACAACTGCACATACCGGGCGAGTGTTGGCCATCTACATCATCTTAATGGCAAACCTCTCTGAAGAGCAAGCTTTGAAGCAAGCGTGTCCTTCATGTGATGCCACTCAGTTTTGCAACTGTTCTTCCAAGGGTCTGAACTTCATTCCCTCAGGGCTCACAGGTAAAATCACAGGGTTAAACCTGGCCCACAACAGGATAAAGCACATCTGGGCACATGATCTGCAGCAGGCTGTGAACCTGagagtcctgctgctgctgtccaaTGAAATTAGCTCGATAGAGGAGGATTCATTTCGCTCCCTTGCAAAACTGGAGCTCTTGGACTTATCAAATAACAGCTTGGCTCATTTGTCTCCTGCATGGTTTGGTCATCTTTTTTCACTCCAGCACCTCAACATTCAAGGAAATTCCTACAGCGACCTGGGGGAAAGCTCTTGCTTTTCTAACCTGAGAAACCTGAGCTCTCTCTACCTGGGCAATCCACAGTTCTCCACAATAAGGCAAGGAAACTTTGAGGGCATTACGCTTCTCACCGAGCTGTGGATTGATGGCAGCAATCTCAGTCGGTACGAGCCAGGAAGTTTGAAACTGGTCAGGAAGATACATCACATGATCATCAACCTAAAAAGTGTGGATGTGTTCTCAGTGATTGTAGGGGATCTTCTGCACTCTGTTGTATGGTTAGAAGTTAGAGAGCTCAAattagagattaaaaaagaaattttaataaagaattctACACTTCCCTTTATGATGCAGAAAGTTACATTTAAAGATGTTATGTTCACAGACGAATATATTAGTCGAATAATATTACTACTGAAGACAATAAAATCTTTGCAAGAGTTAGAGGTAATAGATTGTGTACTTGACGGGACAGGACTGTGGAATAATGAAGAGATTGAAAGAAATGGTTTAAGTTCTGTTGAAACAGTATCAATAACAAATATAACaattcagaattttcatttgtttcaaaacCTGGAAGGTGTAGAGCCGCAAATAAAGAACCTGAAAAGACTCAGAATTGCAGGTTCTAGAGTTTTCATGGTACCATGCAACCTTGCAGTGCATTTTTCATCACTCATATATCTTGATCTTCATGATAATTTGCTTGTAAATACTCGTTTAACTGAGACAACCTGTGAAGGTGCTTGGCCTTTATTGCAAACTTTAAATCTAAGTCAAAACTCTCTAAAATCTCTAAAACAGACTGCAAAAAATTTAAGTCATCTATCCAAACTCATTAATCTTGACATtagtcaaaataattttggtgAGATTCCAGACACGTGTCAATGGCCAGAAAACCTGAAACATTTAAATCTCTCCAGCACTCAAATTCCTAAATTAACAACCTGCATTCCTTTGACTCTTGAAGTTTTGGATGTCAGCGCTAATAATCTGAAAGAGTTTGTTCTGCAGCTCCCTTTTCTCAAAGAGCTGTACATCGCAAAAAACCAACTGAAGACCCTGCCTGATGCTGCACCCATTCCTAACTTGGTGGCCATGACAATCAGAAGAAACAAACTCAACAGTTTCTCCAAGGAAGAGTTTGAGTCCTTTAAGAAAATGGAGATGCTGGATGCCAGTGACAATAACTTTATCTGCTCCTGTGAATTCCTCTCCTTCATTCACCATCAGGCTGGAATAGCCCAAATCTTAGTGGGGTGGCCGGAAAACTACATCTGTGATTCTCCCTTGGCGGTGAGAGGGGAGCAGGTTGGAGCAGTGCATCCCTCACTGATGGAGTGTCACAGATCCCTCACGGTGTCGTTAATCTGTGCTCTGGTGTTCCTGGCCATCCTCGTCCTCGTGGTCGTTGGGTACAAGTATCACGCCATCTGGTACCTCAGAATGACCTGGGCATGGCTTCGAGCCAAGCGGAAACCCAAGCAAGGCCCCCCAAAGGATATCTGCTACGATGCTTTTGTCTCCTACAGTGAGAATGACTCTGACTGGGTAGAAAACATCATGgtgcaggagctggagcaggcCTGTCCCCCCTTTCGACTGTGCCTCCATAAACGGGACTTTGTGCCTGGGAAGTGGATTGTGGACAACATCATCGACTCCATAGAGAAAAGCCACAAAACGCTGTTTGTGCTGTCGGAGCACTTTGTGCAGAGTGAGTGGTGCAAATACGAGCTGGACTTCACGCACTTCCGCCTCTTTGATGAGAACAACGATGCGGCGATTCTCATCCTCCTGGAGCCCATCCAGAGCAAAGCGATTCCCAAAAGGTTCTGCAAACTGCGGAAGATAATGAACACAAAGACCTACCTGGAGTGGCCTGCTGGTGAGGAACAGCAGcagatattttggaaaaacCTGAAAGCAGCCTTAAAATCATAG